Part of the Scylla paramamosain isolate STU-SP2022 chromosome 22, ASM3559412v1, whole genome shotgun sequence genome, CCGAAATTGCTGCCGTGCTCAGAACCCAATGTCTACAAACAAAGGCGTGTTGATAAACATATCTGTCCGCTGCTGCCCACAACATGGCTGAAGACTTGGTTAAAATATTAACCAAATATGGGATGAAATATACCCTGCAAAATGCTCACAGCAGTCCGGCTTTTGTTTGTAAACAAAGTGCGGACAGCTGTGGACACTGACACCGGTAACCTAAGGGTGTGCATGTACTCGCCGGGTCTTCCCTTATTGCCTGTTTTATCACTTTTCCGGTTATCTGACGATTCCTTGTTACATCAGAACACATTTACAATTCACTTTTATCCCTACCTTCATGGGTGTTCAATAAGTGACCTGACTAAAGCCCACCTTAGCGCCGCTACCTGCATCAGCTGATTGTCCGCCTCATTTTGATCTTGATCTTTCTACTAAAAGTCTTGATTTCTACCATGATGTTTTAAGTGGCTGAGATTACTCCTAAACTAGGCATCGGCAACTCAagcagggagaaagaaaaggcaaaCAGAAAAACTAAGAGCATCTCTCATACCACTAAGTGGGTGTTAATGGATAGgaaatgggtggatggatgggtgggcgGGCCTGTAGGTAGTGTGCGGTGGGTGAATGTGGTTGAGTgtgtatctcattttttttttttccgctttttttGCATCCCGTTCTAACCCCTCTTCATTTCTAACATTTGTACTCCAgtgtctccctccccccatccctagACCGCTGAAAAGCTGGCTGGTACGCGTATGCCCATGTTGAATGTCTATCTCATTTTCCCGCTTTCTTGCATCCCATTCTAATCCCTCCATTTCTAACACTTATACTCCAGTCActtaacacctctctctctctctctctctctctctctctctctctctctctctctctctccacctttgcCAGACAGTTGAAAAGCCGTCTCGTACGTTTTTGTCCATAATtaccacaattattattattatttttttttttatgtagtgttAGATAAATTAGTACTATATGTGGCAACTATGCATTGCACACCGCTTAGCTGCCCGTGCCCGCGCGGGCTACTGAGTGACTTGGTTGGGGCAGTTGCCGTCTAGCTATCACACGAGTAGGATGTACTGTTCCTCAATATACTCAATCAAGGACTGCTGGTGTTTCCCTGAACCTCtcacatggcgcagtgagtaggatccgCAGTCCTCAGCATCCTGACAACCTCAGACGGCCTGCACGCCCTGCAGCAGCGAGATGGCAGCCAGACCCAGGTTCAGTACACCACGCAGTGGCCGTCGCCCAGCCGCCCGCCATACCCAGGCAGCACAAAGCTTCCTGCAAGACATCGTGACCGGCATGGCCAGTCTGGCCAACAATGGGCGTCAGCCAGCAAACACAAGAACACCTTTCCCACCGGCTTCAGTCGCACCAGAGAAATGTGAGGGTGAAATGCCGGCTGCGGCTTTTCGTACATGGAGAAGGTCCATGGAGTCCTGGATACTACTCAACGGCTGGCCCGACGGGGTGGCCACGCTGCACATACGCCTCAACTGTGTGCCAGCATTGCAACGCGCTATCGACGCCAGGTATCCAGGTAATGAGTGGGACCAGCTGACACCCAAGGAAGCGTTAGACGCCATCGCAGGAATAGTGCTCCAGGCCGCTAACCAGGCCGTCACCTGGGAGGAGTTTTTCGCTAGCAAGCAGGCGGCTGCAGAACCCATGAAAAGGTTCTTCCAACGCTGTGCCTCCGAGGTCATTGAGTGCGAGTTCAAGTGCCCGAAATGTGATCACGACCTCTCGGAATACATGCTCCTACGCAAGCTCATGGTAGGCTTGTATAACCCAGTGCTTAAGCGATGAAGTTACAGAATTCCTGCGTGATTGGGGCGTAGCAGCAAGAGTATCGTCCGCCCAGTACCCTCAGTCTAACGGCAGGGCCGAGGCAGCAGTGGAGGTGGCGAAACGCGCACTCAGGGGTAACACGGGCGCAGGAGGCAGCTTAGACTGTGACAGGGCGGCACAAGCAATGCTACAGTACCTCAACACACCACTGCGGGGCGTCGATAAATCCCCTGCGCAACTAGCTACTGGTCGACAGTTGCGTGATGGTATTCCTGTTGCCCGCCAACATTACAAGGTGGGACAGCATTGGCGACGCACCCTCAGAGACCGCGAAGTATACATGGCCCAGTCACAAGCCCTCCTCCCAGCAGCCCGTGGTGAAACACAGGCAGTTACCGACACTTCAGGCAGGCGACGCGGTGCTTGTGCAGGACCCAGCAACGGGGATGTGGAACAGGTCTGGTGCGGTCTTGGAAGCCAGGCCTTACAGGAAGTACGCTATCAGGCTGTCAGGCAGTGGCAGGGTGTCGATACGCAACCGCCGGCACCTCAAAGTCAGCACGACGTCCACGCCGAGCACAGGAGcggacaccaccacaccacctctgGCGAGACCCGCGCGACAGCGCAAGCAACCTGCCTGGATGACAGACTATGTccaataatacacacacacacacacacatatacaagcaCATCAGTGATACACTTCTATACGCACAGACCCACACCCTAGCATACACGTCAGTGTaacttgcacacacacgcacgcacttacATGACTGTAGTATGTTAGTGGAAAACAGTATTATTTGGATTAGTGAATGTACgagttgattttattttcttatatctcCATGCCATGTTTTCGTTTATGTAGTTAGTTTCATGTTACATGCCTGTAACATTCACTTGCGGGGAAGATGTTAGATAAATTAGTACTATATGTGGCAACTATGCATTGCACACCGCTTAGCTGCCGGTGCCCGCGCGGGCTACTGAGTGACTTGGTTGGGGCAGTTGCCGTCTAGCTATCACACGAGTAGGATGTACTGTTCCTCAATATACTCAATCAAGGACTGCTGGTGTTTCCCTGAACCTCTcacatgtaggaaggacactggccaagggcaacaaaaatctaataaaaaaaatgcccactgaaatgccggtcccataaaagggtcaaagcagtggtcaaaaattgatgaataagtgtcttgaaacctccctcttgaaggaattcaagtcataggaaggtggaaatacagaagcaggcagggagttccagagtttaccagagaaagggatggatgattgagaatactggttaactcttgcgttagagaggtggacagaataggggtgagagaaagaagaaagtcttgtgcagcgaggccgcggaaggaggggaggcatgcagttagcaagatcagaagagcagttagcatgaaaatagcggcagctgggtttaatggtaagttcacagcaccccctgaacagtgctttagacctcactgggagtaattatcgtttcggcaggtgtctactgcctcctctgaatgaaatgaaaggctgACAAGTAAAACACTTGCCGTTTACTGACCATTTTTTTAATATCGTtccaagaaaaatacaaaaactaacttgataaaaaaaaaaaagttcaaataCCCAACTTAGATAAATGGTTCTTCAGTGTTATAGCAAGAGTGTGGGGACTTGAGATAAACCCCAAGAGATCCAAAAACAGAAGCcaaaattaaagcaaaaaatCTACTCATCAATTAAAAAGATACAAGTTAACTCGAGGGATTCCATCACAATTGCTTGGCTGTATTCAATCCCCTGAGAATTACATGAAAGCTGTGATTCTTGGCATTGTCATCAAATACAAGGAAATACTTCAGGCTAATCTTAAATGATGATTCCTTCAGGTTAGATGTCTTCTACCTAAAGTAGCAGCAAAACAGTAAATTCTTTTTAATGATTTGCAACTTCAAGCTGTTTAGATTTACATAAAACTGAGTGAAAGAATTTTTAGTGCAAGTCTCATAAAATGGTAAGACAAAATTAAAGAAGACCATCTACAACTCATGTACACAGAAACTTAAACAACCAATCAGTGAAAGGAAAGTGGACAATACAGTATATAAAATGtcaaaggaagtaaaaatatcaaaatatttgTAAAAATGTCTGGGTGAGACTTAAGGTACCAAGGACCAGCAACATGAACTCAACTGGTCTTTGGCTGGGTTGAAAAACACCACAAATGACACAGAGATCATGGAGACAAAAGAAGTGGCGCACAGATCAGAGGTCAACCCAGCAAGCAAGAGATTAGGAAGAAGAATGGCAACCCAGCATTGAACAAAGATCTCATGAATTTTTCAGTTTTATAAGACTAGCTTCCTTGGATGCCACTCCCTCTTAACTCAGAAGGCTTTCCTCCCCACATGCATTTTCTtagaacaatattaaaaaaagagttAGAACAGACTGTTATCTGATAGCCTTCCACAAATGGCAATAATAATCTGGCCTCACAACAGGAGTTGCCACTAAGTACATACAGTAGACACAGTTCCTGCACCCAGTGGCATTTGTGGTGGCAGACAAACAATTGGAGGTTACAATACATGAGTTAAAGAACATACAAAATCAAAAGGAGGTACAACTTACGTTTCATTTTCagtgacaaaaatataaacGTAACAGCCAataaaatacaatgaaatacAGCAGGCTCATTTAATTCAGACACTACAATCCCAAGCTCTTCTTATGTCAATATAAAGCAAATCACAATACATACTCTTCAACAGCCAACTGCTTGGGCTACAGAACAACTGAGACaaccaaacaacaaacaaaacaacaacctTCTCCTTCCAGACACATCATGAGACAGAAGTTACCCATGTACCTGCAAACAGTTCATGTCACTTATGTCacttcacacacaacacaacacttccctctcctccacaccacactgcaccaggACTCCACACAACACTTGCATCACACCACCAACACTTCCTCTGTTCAGTGCTTGGTGGGGCAACTCGTCACAACCTCCTAACATGatgagtaaacaatgaagaCAGAGACAGTTCATCATCCAGTCTCCTGTGCTATCCCTGGACACATCTGTGAACATCTTCCTATCTGTCAGTGCCTTGATTGGATGCAATACAATCTCCACACACTGCTGAATAATGTCTAGCTTCAGCCCACATTAATGGCCACTTCAAGCTATCATTAAATTCAACTGCtacttatttttcctatttttacttttctttttcttagccTGCTTTTCCACCCATTTAACTCCCCCTTTATTCCCCTCATTGGTAGGGGAATGCTTGGTGCTGAAGCTGCCCTCTGCCCCTGCTGGCTCCCCTCCCCCTGAGCACACAACACCTGCAGCACCCCCAGAACACTCGTCTCCCaagtcttctttcctctcctgttggtgtagaaaatatataattactttTAAAACACCAGAAATCAAGTTAAGAAGCTTTATGTTCCAAATGTGAGACTGGTGTAGAGATAATGAGGTGAGTGATATAGATAATAATGAGGTGAGCGATATAAAAATGAAACATAACTTAAGACTCAATGTTCCTTGGAAAATGCAACTACACTAAAAACTTTTAAATTGGGGTCAATAGAGAATTATTTTTCACTTAATGCATTTTTCAGTATCAGAGAGGacttctttatatctttttaaCTCATCAGTGCAATTATACACATGCTAAACATTACAAAACAGTCATCCTATATTGTTCAAAAATGGACCACAATGAAAAAAACTTACAGATGCCACCAGTTCCTTCAgcagctcctcctccaactcctcttcctcatcatcatcatcttccttcttcagcCCCTTGCACTGCCTCTCCTCTGCTTGTATCTCCTGCCACAGGAACTCAAACTGGTCACTCAGGTTGTTCATCCCCTCACGCCATAATTCCTGGTGAGTCTCATATTCTTCAATCTGTAAGAGGATTcaaatgttttcttctcttttgtttagTTTTACATGGTTCCTGGAGAAAGGGTTACAGCACTTAGGTAAAATTTCTCAGTGATGCTAAACAACTTCAAATTTCCTAATAAAAACCCATGCATATCAAAACATAATAAGGGAAAACATTCTCAAATATCTATAACCACAGTTCCTCTGTAAAAAtataatgtatgtatatgtaagccCTAAAGCACTGCCATATATAGGACAACTGGTCTTTTGTAGTCTCCTATGTTTCAATGTTCTGATGCTGATCACTGACTCATTGCACTTACCATTCGGTGGGCAGCATCCTCAGGGCCCGGCAGAGATATTCCACTCACTTGCTCAAACAGTTTCAGGGGCGATGGCAGCTCAGGAACTCCCTTGGATTGGAAGAACCTGAGAGGATATAACGATTATCTCATGAGAGTGAAATACTGAAAGAGCTACCATTATTTTCAAGTTATACAATGAAATTCCACTTTcaattatttctcttttatgtgttttgtgcTGTGAAGTGTTATATagcctctcaccctccctcacttgTTAATACTAAagcatttctctcttttaaaaCTGCTACTTGCATCCTTTCACCCaacacacactctccctctccttacaTGATAATGTTATACAGTCTCTGGCAACAACTGAAGACCTTCCTTTATCTCAACTCACAccatctccttcattcattattatcattattattattattaaatcactcctccctctcatatAACAGCAACTTTTATCACTTCACCAAGCACATCCTCTCACTCTACTCACCTGATAATGTTAGTGCAATCTCTGTGCAAGAAGTGGAGAGCATGTGGATGCGTCGGCTCCACAGCCTGGCCCAGATCTATAAACCAGCACTTCTCCTCGAACCACAAGATGTTGTATTCACTAAGATCAGCATGCACCAGGTGGCACCCATGGAACATTTTAACCATGGTCTGAAAAGGCACAAAACGTATCAAGACCAATGACTCAAGATGTGCTTGAAGGACAGAGCATGAGCCATCTCAAATAAGATCTGAATAAACACCAGAATTTATGACTAAGGAGTTTCAACTTGCTGAAGATGCTAAGAGTTACCCAATTTGCCTTGAATTTTCTCAtagctgtttgtgtgtgaaaggaATTACTACTGACAGAGATAAAAGATACAAATAGCAAGTGATAGCCTACCTATCAATCCACACCTCTTTAAGGCCATTGCCCAATAAGGAGGTAGTGGCAGAGGGATACTGGTGTATCACACATGATATTCAAGCTGAACTGACTACACTTCCGCGTATATTAAGATAGTGTTCTATTCTGACTGTCTTGAATTTAGCCAATCCAATAGTTTCACAGAGGCATAAACTCATCACTTCATAATCAACACAAATGcacaaagaacacaaacaagGGGACACTTCCTCACCTCTACCACTTGTTCATATGCCACACACAGCTCGGCCTTGGATAAGCGTGCCTCCTTCAGCTTGGGTGCTGGCATGTGATCAGCACCAATGAATGACATGACCAAGATGTGCTTCTTGATCAGCACTGGCTTGGGGCTGGGAATGCCAGCACGGTGTAGTCGGCGAAGGTTGTGGTATTCCTTCTCTGCCCACAGACGAATCAGCTGGAAAAAGGAAGTACTGTTGTCAGCTCTAGAAGACAACACTGTGGTTGGGACTTGAATTAGTTACTGGGCCATATTAAGAAGAAATCACTGAATGTTTTAACCTTTGATTCAGAAAAGCCTCAGTGAAACCTGCACACCTTCTGTGAGTTGCTCTTGGAGATTCTATCCTTGAAGCGATAGTCCTCCCTAATGTAACGCTCTCGTGTCTTGAAGTCAGTCAGGGTCGTCTTGAACACCTTGACAGCACAATCCTCAGGCAGCGGCCCATCATCCATCCTGAGGGAACATGAAGGCTGACATGTGACACAATTCATTGAAGGTTGGTTCATTTATAAGAGCACaacaaataatgaaagattGTAATGGTGATTCTTTACAAAATTTTAGTGACCATTCAAAGAAATTATTTAAATATCATAAGTAACTACACTGAAGATGTCTAAGGAGACTTGAGGCAACACAGTGAAAAGCAGAGTGGGATGAGGAATGTTATACCACTACTAAAGCATTTTCTATGATGATTAAAGGTAGttataatgataaatgataaaagatgaacACTGATGATAATGCAATCTTCAAAATATCAAACATATTCTACTCCACAAagatccacccatccactctcccaacactcacTCTCCACCCTGCGCATGGAACACAACCGCCTCCTTGCCAGAGCTGACAATGCCATTGAGGGCCTCCAGCACTGCATTGTTCAGCATCTTGAAGATCAGCAGACGGGTCTTTGGGTCAAGGGCCATCTCTGAGGTGGCCTTCTCAACCtagagaggaacaagaaagtAATATCTTCAACAATGTCCAAAGATATTTCTCTATTCATCTGTCTACATCTGAAGCCTTTCCAAACAAGACCAACAGATACTGAAGATAAACTCTCCaccaaggaggagaggaggaccaAAGAGGAGATATATGGACAGAGAAGGCAGAGTATGGTGGAGACAGGTGATCTTCTGCAGCTGCccaaaaaggaaaaagcaaaTGGAAATTTTTAtaaacaccatcatcattccTGCACTCCCTCTTCATGTGCTCTcatcctctcattcttctttcctctcaaaaAGTGTATTCAGTTTCTGTGCTAATGTATgacaataacaatttttttttcct contains:
- the LOC135111661 gene encoding serine/threonine-protein kinase RIO3-like — its product is MASSAEVVQPASELQPAAAPPLTPAWGGAGMAPVGPSLTPVSPWGRVSPAAPQSAPPKSFHELMSEDLAKDLQQKETQAYHLSLLNEEEDYSDFIKPQEEVANDLYLAQVLQYEYDREYDEQVNREEKLFNGNSKVSVSFNKFKICPSWYGPDSDDEPREIDDENRAIDSFEAREREDPVIPACGYIKHGDKMVTKHDLAISGRKNAARIMNLPPGINTGDGGGFDMKLSNKVYNKLCRSAMSDLRRKNRVHDKVEKATSEMALDPKTRLLIFKMLNNAVLEALNGIVSSGKEAVVFHAQGGEMDDGPLPEDCAVKVFKTTLTDFKTRERYIREDYRFKDRISKSNSQKLIRLWAEKEYHNLRRLHRAGIPSPKPVLIKKHILVMSFIGADHMPAPKLKEARLSKAELCVAYEQVVETMVKMFHGCHLVHADLSEYNILWFEEKCWFIDLGQAVEPTHPHALHFLHRDCTNIIRFFQSKGVPELPSPLKLFEQVSGISLPGPEDAAHRMIEEYETHQELWREGMNNLSDQFEFLWQEIQAEERQCKGLKKEDDDDEEEELEEELLKELVASERKEDLGDECSGGAAGVVCSGGGEPAGAEGSFSTKHSPTNEGNKGGVKWVEKQAKKKKSKNRKNK